Part of the Candidatus Hydrogenedens sp. genome, AGGTTTTTGCAATTGGGAGAAGGGATTATTGTAATACAGGACCTTTCTGGTATATGGGAAGTATTTTGAATAGGAAGCGGACTTCTTTATGGTATGTAAGCCCTGATGGGCTTACATGGTTAACAGATTTCCCCAGTGCCGGTGATACAGTATATGGTGGAGTTGCTATGCGTGGGAATGAGATTTATATGTGTTATTACAGTAGTCCTATCACGAAGGATTATCCATGGATAATAGGTATGTTGGGGCAGACAGATATTTTTATGCTGAAATGTGATAAGGATGATTTTAAAAAGTTTGTCAGGTCTAAAATAGAAAAATAGTAAGCAAATTAATTATAACTCAATCATATTAAGGGGAGAATCTTAATTTTTATAAATAAAATTTATTTGAGGAATGTGTTGAGAAAATTAAATAAGTGAGATTTTTTCGCGTATTATTTTCTGCTGGGATTTATTAAGTCGAATGATGTGTGTAATGCCTTGATTTAATAATAATTCTCTTGCTTTTTCTAATTGGTATCCAACCTGTTGGACATTATGAGAATCATCTGCAAAAGTGAATGGGATTTCCAATTCGACTGATTTTTGGATAATGAAAATATCGGGGAATATGCGTTGTATAGGTTTCCTTAATCCGCTGGTATTGAGTTCGAGAATGCAGTTGTTCTTTTTTATTTCTTCCAGAGTTTCTTCAATGACCTTGAGCAATTTTGAAGAGTATTCGGGAACTTCTTCAGGTTTTAGGAAACAGGTGATTAAATCAAAATGTCCTACAATATCCGGTTTTATAGAGATAATCATCTCTTTTAAAGTCTGGTAATAAGCAATCATTAATTTTTCTAATCCGTGATATGCCTCAACAGCCTTATAAAATGTTTCTGAAGAAAAATCGGTCATGTAATTATTAACCCAATGGACTGAGCCGACTATATATTCAATATTTCCTTCTCTTATCAATTGCTGGTTGAAGGAGATATAGTCGTTAGGGGGGACTACTTCAATTTCCAAACCTTTTAATAGTGTAATTTGTGAAGCATATTTTTTTTGAAGATTATCAAGGGTATCGCAATAAGCATAGAAACTATGGATAAGGTCTTGGGGCGTTTTTTTTAATTCAATCTCTTCAGGGTAAAGGTATGCTTCATGTTTGCGTGGAGCATGTTCTGAAAAACCATAAACTGGCATATTAAGTTCGATAGCACGCAAAATGATGTCTTCAATATTGCTTTCTGCATGGTCGCAAAACTCTTTGCTGTGTCCTCCATGCATGGAAAAGAACCATGGAATTGTTTCTTGCATGAAAATTTTCTCCATACAATTTAGATAAACTTTCAAAACGAATTTTATTATGATATGCTAATTAAAAGGAAAATAAAAAATAGATATTGAGCAGGAGATGAAAAATGAGTTTTTTTGTTTTGCTCTGTTATTTGACTTTTTTGCGACATTAATAGCCCATGAGCAACCAATTATGGAGGTTTGTGGTTTTAAGTTTACAGAAGGACCGTTGTGGGTGGATGAATTAGGTTGGATATTTAGCGATATACCTGCAAATACAGTTTATAAGATAGCAAATCATGAGGTTTATTTGAGTCCCAGTGGAAACTCAAATGGTTTGGCGTTGGATAAGAAAGGAAATATCCTTTTAGCGGAACATGGAAACCGAAGAATTTCGAGGATGTATCGAAATGGGAATATCGAAGTTGTTGCGGAAAGGTATCAGGGGAAGCGTTTTAATAGCCCTAATGATTTGGTAGTTCGTTCGGATGGAAGTATTTTTTTCACTGACCCTCCTTATGGTTTGCCAGGGGGGATGAATGGACCGAATGCGGAACTTAATTTTTGCGGGATTTATGAAATTACTCCGAAGGGAGATGTTTTACTTATTAACAAAAAATTGAACAAGCCTAACGGTATTGCTTTATCAAGAGATGAGGAGATTTTATTTGTCGCAGATACAGAACAAAACGCTATTTTTAAGTTTTTATATAAGGACAAAGAATATCCAATGGAGGAAATAAAATTTTGTGATGTGGCGTCCCCAGATGGAATAAAAATAGATAAGCAGGACAATCTTTGGGTTACATCGTCGGAAGGGGTGGTTGTGTTTAACAAGCAAGGGGAGAGGATAGATATAATTAAAGTTCCGAAACATCCGGCTAATTGTGCTTTTGGTGGGAAGAATGGAGATGAGTTTCTTGTTACAGCCCGTGATTGTGTATATTTATACCGTTTGAAGAAAGAAAAATAGTGTAAAAATAAAAAAGTGAAAAATTGAAACCTTATTTATATGTAATGTTATGATAATAATCCTTTCTATTAAATAATAATGAGGAATTATAAAAGAATAGGATATTTTAAATTAGAAGGTAAGAATTTATGATAGATTTGAAGAAAATAAAATCAGCAGAGGTATGGCGGGAACAGAGGGAAGAGTTAAAGAAGCAGTTTTTGCGTTATTTGGGTGAAGATATATTGGTGTTGAGCGACCCTCTTTATGAAGAGATAGAAGATGACAATTCTGGTATCTTTGTGCCGCACACGAAGGTTATTGACGAGATTGGGGAAGATGAGATTCGGAGATATAAGATTGAGTATTCTGTTCATGAGGAGGAACGGATTACTGCATGGGTTTTCGCCCCCGAACGGAATAAGAAGGAATCTATACCTGCTATTCTTTGTTGTCATGATTATGTTCCTCAGGGGAAAGATGAGTTTGCGGGTATTGATGGAGACCCTCAATATGCAATTGCCCGAGAACTTGCATACTCTGGTTACATTACTATGGTTCCAGATTGCTTGTATTTTGGAGAACGAACAGAACCGAAACGAGCAAAAGGGGGTGCGAAATTCCAGGATATGAAATGCTCTAAAGTAGTGTATCAAGGAAAACTAATTATGGATTATCTTGCGGGGCTTCGCGTTTTTGGAACATGGTTTACAACCGACATTACAAGTATTGGTGTATTGGGGAAAGGTTTTGGTGCTTTGCAAGCAATACTTTTAACAGCCATAGAGCCATCTATTCAGGCATGTGTTGCCATAGGTCCGTTGTCCTCATGGAAGGATAAAAGGAATAAGAATAACTGGCTTTTCCAGAGTGAAAATGATTTAATTCCAGAACTTCGTAAGGAGATAGAAGCAGGAAAAGAAACTTTTGATATTGAACATATTCTTGCACTCTGTGCTACGAGCGCGGTGATGATTATAAATCCTTTAGGAGAGACGGATAATACTACTAAAGGGAAAACAAGTATTCCTTATATCAAATCTGCAGAACGAATATATGATTTGTTGGGAATGCCAGAGGCGTTGCAGGTTGTTCAAAGGAAGACGAAGAATTTCGGAAGCACATTATTGCCTGTTATTGAAGATTGGTTTGCTGAGTGGCTTTAACAAATATAATTTTCATGTATAGGAATTAAACCTTATAGAGGGATTGTTTTGCTAACATGGTTGAAATTTACAAAAATAAGATAGATAAGTTAATTCAAAATGTGGAGCGTGTTTTTTTAGGTAAAACACACGCTATCAAACTTTGTGTAACGGGAATACTTTCGCGTGGTCATATTTTGATAGAAGATGTTCCGGGAATGGGAAAAACAACACTGGCACAGGTATTAGCCCGTTCCATGAATTGTGTTTTTCATCGGATTCAATTTACCAGCGATATGTTGCCATCGGATATATTGGGAGTGTCTATATTAAATCCAAGGACGACAGATTTTGAGTTTCGTAGGGGACCGATTTTTGCTAATATAGTGCTTGCAGATGAGATTAATCGGACTCCACCGAAGACCCAAAGTGCCTTATTGGAAGCCATGAGTGAAAATCAGGTTTCTGTGGATGGAAGCACCTATCCTTTACCGCAACCTTTTATTGTTATTGCGACGCAAAATCCTATTGAGTATGAAGGTACATATAGTTTGCCAGAATCACAACTGGATAGGTTTTTGATTCGACTGGAAATAGGTTATCCTCCTGCAGAGGAAGAACTTGTTATTATGAAAAAAAGAGAGGTGGTAAAGGAGATAAGTGAATTACCCCCTGTTTTAACATCGGAGGAAGTTACCGAATTACAGGAACAGACCAAAAAAATATTTGTAGATGATTCAATAATGGATTATATCTTACAGATTGTTGAACAGACGCGGAATCATGAACAGGTAGAATTGGGAATAAGTCCCCGAGGGACACAGAGTTTGTATGTAGCAACACAAGCATGGGCACTTATTAATGGAAGAGATTTTGCAACTCCGCAGGATGTTCGGGAAGTAGCCGAACCTGTGTTATCTCATCGGTTGATTTCAAAGTCGAGGTCTTTTAATTTAATACATATAGCCGAAGAACGGAAAAAAATTATTCAGGATATTCTCCAAAGGGTTCCCATTCCCCGTTAATTATGATTTCAGGATTACCTACACGAAAGAAGACGATACGAACTTTTTGGTGGGGGGAAGTTTTTTTTACGATTCTTTTACTACTTTCTGCATGGAATAGTGGTAATAATATCTTATATCTGGCTTTTGCTATATGTTTCTCTATTGCAATTTGTGCGGAAGTATTTTCGAAGTGGAATTTCATACCACCCCGTCTTGAAATATTAGTGCCGGAGCAGGTAACAAGAGGAAGTGAGGCTAATATATGGATACGGTTAAAGAATATGAAAAAGCGAACTCCTTTATTTGGGATTTCTGTAGAAGGTGTAATCGAGGATACACGGGGTGTGAAGACAAGGGTGTTCTGGAAAAAAATACCTGTATTGCCTGTAAATCAGTATATTGAATTTTCATTGGAGCAGAAATTCCCGAAACGAGGTCGTGTGCAAATAACAGAGGTAGTGATACGGTCCGAATTTCCGTTGGGAATTGTTGAAAGAGAGGCGTGGTATCAAGTGAATGCAGAGGTATTGGTAGTGCCAAGAACACAATTTTTAAAGGTGCAATCATTAGGAAATTTTGCGGGAGGAAGTCGTGTCCCAACACGAACACTTATTTCTGAATCGGGGGATTTTTATTCTGTTCGGGAGTATCAACCGGGGGATGATTTGCGATATATTGCATGGAAAATAAGTGCTCGTTTGGGTGTATGGCTGGTTCGAGAGTGGGCGTTAAGTTTACCCAATCAATATTTGATTTATCTGGATTTAAGAAGACCCGTAGGAGAAAATAATGAAGAGATTTTTGAGGAAATGATGGATTTTGTTGCCTCTCTGGCGTTTTCTCTTCTCATGAAACAATTTCGAGTGGGTATATGGACAGAAGAGGATAAGATACCTTTAGGACATGGAATAGGACATTTGAACTTGATTTTGAAAAAACTTGCATTACTTCAGCCTAAGGATAATAAGGAAATGAATGAAAAATTATGGAATCGTTTTGTTCAGGAAGGTAGAAGTTCAAGGTTATTGCTTTTGTCGGTAAATCCGGAATTATGGGGACAAGTTTTATCAACCGGTATGAGGGTGGTAAATCCTGATGTTATTTCTGCAGGAAGATAGACATAATTTGATGTTAAAGTTATCGGTATTGATTGCTGTAATGTCGGCATACCTGGCATTAACAGCCGTTCGGTACTATGGGATGATTATGTTATTTGTTCCAATAGTGCCATTGGTATTGAGTTTTTTTGTGGAGAAAATTGTTGAGAAATATCCCAGATATCCGTTTTGGATTCAAATTCCTTTGTGGATAGTGAGTATTCTTCTACCTTTATTAATAGCGTTATTGGGAATATTGGATACTGTGCTTCTATTAACGGGTATGATACAGTTAACATTAGTAGCACGACCTAAAGGGATGAAAGAATATCTATATATAATACTGATGAGTTTCTTTTTATTGTTGGGAGCTGGGGTTCAGGCACCTGAGTTTGTTGTAGGTATTTCGTTTATTTTATTTGTATGTTGTGTTTTTATTCTTTTACCGATAGTTACAGTGGTTTATGGTAAAGATAAACAGGGAAGGAGTATTTCTGTTCCATGGGTTCAGTTGAAGCAAATATTTCCTGCTTATCGGTTTTATCTGGTGATTTTTGTTTTATTAAACATTGTTGTAGGTTGGTTTTTTATTATTTCTGGTTTTTTGTTTATGCCTCGAATGGAGGCAGGTATTTTTGGTCGTGATTTGGGAGCCATTTCACGAACAGGGATTGCTACCAGTGTCTCTTTAAGGGGGGGACAAACAATTGCTATATCCTATACGCCCGTGATGAGTGTGTTTATACCTTCGACGGGGATAGGTCCGCCGATACCTCAGAATCAATTATATTGGCGTATTACAAGTTTACCGACTTATTTAGGGATACAGTGGCGTAGATGGCCTTTGGAGGATTCGTATGAACCTACAAGTAGTTCTATTTCCTTTTTGGGATTATTGAGAGCCATTCAGGTCCAGAAGAATGATGTTAAGAGTAGTATTCTCTTAGAGAAGAGAAGGGATATGCCTTTTAGAGAGGTAATACAAGATATATATCTTGACAATATTCCAGAGGATGGAATTCCTGTATTGGACCGTGTGAGGGAATTTCGTGTAAGGGAATCAGGAACTCAGGTGTCATTAAATTGGGATTCGACGAAGGATTATACAGTATCATTTTCTTCTAATAATGCACGCAGGTTGGTTTATCGAGTTGTTTCGGACCTTATTCAATGGGATGGAACGAGATTGAGAACGGCACCCGATAATTATAAAGAAACAATGTCTCAGCGGGATTATGATTTGTTAACTCAACATGATTTATCGCCAGAGGTGCAAGCCCGAATTCAGAGGATTGTAGAAGGAAAAGAAACCGTTTATGATAAGGTTCTTGCGATAGAAAAGTGGTTATCAGGTCCAGAATTCCAATATACTCTGGATATTCCTCCGTTGCCGGGAGACCATCCTATGAATGCCTTTTTTACGCAAATTCGGCGCGGACATTGTGAGTTATTTGCCAGTGCGATGGCTCTTGCTGTGCGAAGTTTGGGGATACCGTCTCGTGTAGTTTCAGGTTATGTAGGAGGGGAATGGGACGCACAAAATCGTTCTTATATTGTGCGAGAAGGGATGGCTCATTTATGGGTGGAGGTGTTATTCCTTAATTACGGGTGGGTCCCGTTTGACCCTTCGCCGTTACCCGATTCCAGTTACTTTATGAGAAACCAGATTATAATGCAGTTAACGCGTTGGATGTTAAGAACGCGAATGTTCTGGTATCAGCAAATCGTAGGATTTGACCGCGGGTTTCAATTGCCCAGTTTTGGACTTGAAAGATTTGGTTTTATAAAGAGTTTGGATGATTATATCAATCCGGGTAGAAAAATAACGGTTCCTTCTGTAGGGACTGTAATTATTCTTTTAATAATTTTAGCTATTCTTTATCTTTTGGGGTTAATATGGCAGGTATTGTGGAATGTCGTTCATCTTTATCGTGTTAAAACAAGGGAGGTTTATCTAACAAAGGACCAGTATGAAGCAAAACAATTATTTAAAAAACTGGAAATTCTGTTCGAGAAGAATAACTGGAATGTTCGGAATTTAACTGTTGAGGAAATAGTGAGAGAATTGCCCGATAGAATTCCTTCCTTGTATGATGAAGTTCAAGATTTTTTAGAGGATTACAATTTAATACGATTTGGAAAAAAGCCATGGGATGAAAAGAAAAAAATGTATTGGTGGAAAAAGATAAGGGAGTGGCGGAATAAGAGGTATTGGAAGGAAGATGTTGGCAGGTAATATGGGTAAAAATTTTAAGTAAAGTTATTTTTTCTTATTGTTCAGGAAGAATAAAACTTCGTTGGCATCTTGTGTGCCGATAATTATATCTACAAAATTGTCTTGATTTAAGTCAGCAGAGTTTATGGATACGGGTTTCCCTGATTTTATGGGATATTTTTCTATTGTAAAAAGAGTGGGTTGGGTAGTGTTTGTTTTAGGATTTGAACCTTTGTTTATCATAACAATGAGTTGTTGCCCTTTCCTATCTGCAATTGCAATATCGGGGAGGTGGTCATTATTAAAGTCGAATACAGTTATGTCCATGATTTCGGTATTTACTTCCGGGTTTGTAGTATTGAAGTTGTAGGTTTCCGATAAACGGAAAGAAAAGGGAATGGTGTCTCCATATAAAATTTCGAGGGGTTGATTGATTTTTTTATGACTGATTACAATATCTGTTTTCCCATCGGCATTGAAATCTGAAAGAAATATCCGATTGGGTTGTATACCTCTTGTGAGAATTCGAGAGTGTTCAACAAATTTATATTCCTCATTCCCTTTCAGAAATAAAATTTCTCCCGAATTAAACATTGTTACTGCAATATCGGTTAATTTGTCGTTGTCAAAGTCAGTTATTGCGATTGAACGGGGTCCTCCCGGTGTAGGAATGATTTGGTGTAGAACAAGGGATTCCTTTGAATCTCCTAAAAGAATTGCAACAATATCACTACTCCATCCTGTAGTGATTACATCCTTTAATCCATCTTTATTCAGGTCAGTAATTACCAGAGAAGTCAATCCTGGAATTGTGAAAAAAGGTTGTTCATCTCCATCAAGAAGTCGTGAGTATTTTAAATTATCATCTGGAATTTTTATAGAAGTAATGGTGAAAACATTTTCTTCCTTCAAATTATGAAAGATTTGGATGTCCTGATTTTTTTTTGCGAGGAAATTTGCAACGACAATATCTGGCCATTTTAGAGAGTCCATATTGGCAATAGCAATGGCATAGGGAGCAAAATCGGTCTTTAAGGAAGGGTGTAATTTTAGATAATTTAAAATCCCTTGAGATAGAAGTATAGATAATTCGTCATTTGCAGGTTTTTCTTCCCGGGGATTTCGCATTTCGCCACGGTCTGCGGTAACAATGTCAGGGATTCCATCTCCATTGAGGTCAGCAATTGCAATGGAACAAGGGTTTGGACCTACTTGTAAGAATTGAGGATGAAGCGAGAAAGTCTGAGAATATACGAAATTAGTTGTTAGGAGTAGTAAGAGAAAAAGTATATATTTTGATTTGTTGAAGTAAAATGTCATTTAAGCCCATCTTTCTTTTTTGTAAATTGGATAGCAAGTTTTATGGCATGATACAAACTTTGTTCGCAGGCAATACCCTTACCTGCGATATCAAAAGCGGTTCCATGGTCAACAGATGTCCTTATAATAGGTAGCCCTAATGTAATATTAACCCCTTCGTCCATAGCGATAAGTTTCATAGGGATGTGTCCCTGGTCGTGATACATAGCGATAACCATATTAAATTCTCCGAGATACATTCTTCGGAAAATGGTATCTGGCGGGTAGGGACCAGAACAAGGAATCCCTTTCTTTTTACATGCATTGATGGCTGGTAAAATAATATCTAATTCTTCATTCCCAAAAAGTCCCTGTTCACCCGCATGAGGGTTAAGTCCAGCAACACCAATATGAAGATTGCGAGGGCAAATTATTTTTAGTGCGTTGTATCCGATTTCAATCGTTTTTATTAAATCTTTTTTGTTTAAACTTTGAATGGCATTTAATAAGGACTTATGAGCCGTGTGATGAACAACCCGCATATTTCCGGCAAAAAGAGACATCCGATAATGTTTTGTTTTTGTCCAGTCTGCTAACATCGTAGTATGTCCATCATAAGGAATACCTGCTCTTGCTAAACCTTCTTTTGTTATGGGACAGGTTACCATAGCATCACATCTTTTTTCCGTGCACCATTTCACTGCTTGGCGAATCCATGCCGTTGCGGAAGTGCTATTTTGGGGGTCAAGGATTCCCGGTTTCATGTCTAAACTTGTATATTCAAGTTCAATGATACCAATTTTACTTTTTAGTTTCGGGGCTTCTTCAGGGATATTAATTTTGACAGGTTCTAAATAGTTGTTTAATTTTCTACAATAATATAGATATGCTTGAATGTTTCCGAGTATTATGGGGGTGCATATTTTTGTGATTTCTTTATTTGTTAAGACTTTCCCAATAATTTCGGGACCGATACCATTAATATCTCCCATTGTTATGGCAATAATCGGTTTGGAACTCATATTAAAAATCCTAAATAAAGGGCGAAAATTAGTTTAAAGGTTCCATTTTTTGTTTATTATTATACTTGAAACGGGGAAGAAAGTTTCTTGTATGAAAGTAAAAGAAAATAGGCAGAACCACTATATTATAGCATTCTGCCTATTTATGTAAAATACATTATTTAAGAGATGTAGTATTTTATGTTAATGCGGATACGAGAACACCGATGACAAGAGCAACCGCTTGTGTTACAGGAGCAGTGCCACCTGTTGGTTGATAACGAATAAATTCGACATGTCCATCAAGGTAAAGAACATTTGACCCACCCGGAATATGGTTGAAATTAGAAGCGTCAGTTGCTACTTTGTCAAACATGATGGGTAGGCTGCTTTGTGCTTTTGAACTTGATGCAGGATTGTTAATATCTGTTATGAGGAATCTTTCGATACCTTCACGCAAACGATAAACTGTATTGGTTCCTGCATTACCATACCCATCGAGTGTTGAACTTGTTATGTCTGCATCAACAACACGCATAATGCCAGCATTATCCTTTGTTTGAACAGCAGTGATAAGTTCGGGTTTTGCCAATGACATTAATCCATAAACCAACTGTGCAGGTGCGTTTCCAGAACCAGATACAGGACCTGCTCCAAGTGCATTTAATACATTTACCATAGGTGTAATGTCTACCATAGGCCATTCATCGCCAACGCGGTCCATGACCAATCCCAAGTAGATATAACTTGAATCCATAGCAGAGGCGCAAGATACGGTGTCGTTTGCATATACATTTACGCACCAATCGTCACGGTCGGGATATTTTGCACGGGTAATTGTTTGGCGATAGTCGGAGTCCGATGGGCAAAAGGCAATCATAGGGTCGTTGAGATATTCTGGATAGATTAAGAATGTGCTGGGACATAAGTCTGCACGAACCTCAATATTGCCATTGATTTGCGGATAGGCACCGAACTGAACAGGAGGAAATCGTTCTCCTTTCGCTTCGTTGGAATACATTTTGAGAACCAGTCCCCATTGTTTTAAGTTGTTCTGACAACTGGAACGACGAGCCGCTTCGCGTGCACGGGCAAGTGCAGGTAATAGGATGGCTGCAAGTATGCCAATGATGGCAATTACAACCAACAATTCAATTAAAGTAAATCCTTTCTTTTTTAACATACGCATATCCTTTCTTGTTTTATTTTTTGCCACGCGCGTAGCATGTTTATTACCATATATAGAGACAGATTGAAAAACATCTGGGTTTCATTAGAATTTATTATTTTCAAAAGTAGTTTACAATTCTTATTTAAGGAGAAAAATATAATGAAAAAGTTAATGAAAAAAACAATGCCGATTATTATTGCTTTATTTCTTATTATTGGATTTTCGGGATGTATATGTAAGCCTATTCAGGAAGGAGAATTGACCTTATTGTCTACACAATTTGGTTATAAAGTAGAAGGACCTTTGGGCTTTGAAGGGACAATTACAAAAGAAAGTGTGGACATGGAAGAGTGGAACTTTTCAGGGAAATTTGTATTTCCTAATCAATTATGTTTTTATCTTGGGAAAACAGTGTCTATAGCAGAGAGTTATCCTGAACAAATTGAAATACGGCTTTATACAATTTCTTCTTTAATAGGGCAGATACTACTACCGCGTGATAAGGAAGTTCCTGTTCAATGTAAGATAAAGGCTTCGAATGATGCCCGTTTCCGAGTTATATTTTATTAATTTGTTAGAAAATTTAGATAGAAAGACATGAATATAGTAAAAGATGAGTTACGGAAGAAGGTATTGTTTTGTAGAAGATTGCTTTCGCCGAATGAAATAAAAGAAAGAAGTGAAAGAATAACAGAGCTCTTTTTTTCATTAACTTTTTGGGATGTGTATGAGAACTTTTTTGTATACATGTCCGATGGACAGGGAGAAGTGGAAACAAAATCTCTTATTTATTCATTGCTTAAAAGAGGGAAAAAAATATGGATACCGCGTGTAAAACAATATAATTTGATATGGTATCTAATTGATGAGAAAAAATTACAGGAATTAAAGATTAGTCCCTGGGGAATATTAGAACCTTTGCCTGATTGGGAACCCTCTACGGATAGAATAAAAGAAAAGACTGTTTGCATTGTTCCGGGAATCGTTTTTGACCGTCGTGGTTATCGAATTGGACATGGGAAGGGCTTTTATGACCGTTTTTTAGGTAGCAATAGGCGGTGTATTTCTGTAGGTTTCTGTTATAGTTTTCAGATGGTAATGTTATGTCCGCATAGGAACTGGGATGTTCCGGTGGATTGGGTTATTACTGAAAATAATGTGTTCCATCCCCATAATTCTTTTTCATAAATGTAAGGCAAATGAGTTTTTATGAAGGATAGAGAATATCAATATGTAGAACTTAATAAGGGGAAAACATGTTTTGAGAAAGTGGGGGATAGTTCTAAACCTATTGTCGTATTTGTGCATGGATTATCTTCGCCGATGTGTATTTGGAATAAAAATATTTATGAATTGTCTAATGATTGTTGTGCTATTCGATATGACCTTTATGGCAGAGGAAATTCTGCCCGTCCTATAGTTTCTTATGATGCGGATTTGTTTGTTAATCAATTATATGAATTGATACAAACATTAGCACTTTCTTTACCCGTAAGTCTTGTAGGGTTAAGTATGGGAGGTGCTATTGTAAGTGATTTTGCAGTTCGATATCCTGAAATGGTGGATAAAATGGTATTAATTGCTCCTGCAGGTTTATTAAAGCGAACATGGGGAATGAAATTAATGGGTATGCCTTTTGTTGGAACAATTCTTTATGAAGTTTTTGGTAAGAAGGCTTTAATAAAAGGTGTCTTGGAAACAATAGGGGATTCTATGGAAGATAAAATTTATATGCAGAAGGTTTATGAAG contains:
- the pdxA gene encoding 4-hydroxythreonine-4-phosphate dehydrogenase PdxA, with translation MSSKPIIAITMGDINGIGPEIIGKVLTNKEITKICTPIILGNIQAYLYYCRKLNNYLEPVKINIPEEAPKLKSKIGIIELEYTSLDMKPGILDPQNSTSATAWIRQAVKWCTEKRCDAMVTCPITKEGLARAGIPYDGHTTMLADWTKTKHYRMSLFAGNMRVVHHTAHKSLLNAIQSLNKKDLIKTIEIGYNALKIICPRNLHIGVAGLNPHAGEQGLFGNEELDIILPAINACKKKGIPCSGPYPPDTIFRRMYLGEFNMVIAMYHDQGHIPMKLIAMDEGVNITLGLPIIRTSVDHGTAFDIAGKGIACEQSLYHAIKLAIQFTKKKDGLK
- a CDS encoding DUF1559 domain-containing protein; amino-acid sequence: MLKKKGFTLIELLVVIAIIGILAAILLPALARAREAARRSSCQNNLKQWGLVLKMYSNEAKGERFPPVQFGAYPQINGNIEVRADLCPSTFLIYPEYLNDPMIAFCPSDSDYRQTITRAKYPDRDDWCVNVYANDTVSCASAMDSSYIYLGLVMDRVGDEWPMVDITPMVNVLNALGAGPVSGSGNAPAQLVYGLMSLAKPELITAVQTKDNAGIMRVVDADITSSTLDGYGNAGTNTVYRLREGIERFLITDINNPASSSKAQSSLPIMFDKVATDASNFNHIPGGSNVLYLDGHVEFIRYQPTGGTAPVTQAVALVIGVLVSALT
- a CDS encoding 5-formyltetrahydrofolate cyclo-ligase, translating into MNIVKDELRKKVLFCRRLLSPNEIKERSERITELFFSLTFWDVYENFFVYMSDGQGEVETKSLIYSLLKRGKKIWIPRVKQYNLIWYLIDEKKLQELKISPWGILEPLPDWEPSTDRIKEKTVCIVPGIVFDRRGYRIGHGKGFYDRFLGSNRRCISVGFCYSFQMVMLCPHRNWDVPVDWVITENNVFHPHNSFS
- a CDS encoding alpha/beta hydrolase; this encodes MKDREYQYVELNKGKTCFEKVGDSSKPIVVFVHGLSSPMCIWNKNIYELSNDCCAIRYDLYGRGNSARPIVSYDADLFVNQLYELIQTLALSLPVSLVGLSMGGAIVSDFAVRYPEMVDKMVLIAPAGLLKRTWGMKLMGMPFVGTILYEVFGKKALIKGVLETIGDSMEDKIYMQKVYEEQMRIPGYREAILSTLKQGPICDMEDVYIQLGKQKREGCLIWGEKDNVVPFCLSKQIIEWVPWLTLHAVKDGTHAVNYQKANIVNAILCSFFNR